A stretch of Pseudomonas sp. LRP2-20 DNA encodes these proteins:
- a CDS encoding fatty acid--CoA ligase, whose product MLQTRIIKPAEGAYSFPLLIKRLLMSGSRYEKTREIVYRDQLRLTYPQLNERIARLANVLTAAGVKAGDTVAVMDWDSHRYLECMFAIPMIGAVVHTINVRLSPEQILYTMNHAEDRFVLVNSDFVGLYQAIAGQLTTVDKTVLITDGPDKTADLPNLVGEYEHLLAAASPHYDFPDFDENSVATTFYTTGTTGNPKGVYFTHRQLVLHTLAEAAVTGSIDSVRLLGSNDVYMPITPMFHVHAWGIPYAATMLGMKQVYPGRYEPDMLVKLWREEKVTFSHCVPTILQMLLNCPSSQGEHFGGWKIIIGGSALNRALYEAALARGIQLTAAYGMSETCPLISAAHLNDELQAGSEDERVTYRIKAGVPVPLVEAAIVDGEGNFLPADGETQGELVLRAPWLTMGYFKEPEKSEELWQGGWLHTGDVATLDGMGYIDIRDRIKDVIKTGGEWISSLDLEDLISRHPAVREVAVVGVADPQWGERPFALLVVRDDKAIDAKALKEHLKPFVEEGHINKWAIPSQIAVVTEIPKTSVGKLDKKRIRQDIVQWQASNSAFLSTL is encoded by the coding sequence ATGTTGCAGACCCGCATCATCAAGCCCGCCGAGGGCGCCTATAGCTTCCCGCTGTTGATCAAGCGCCTGCTGATGTCCGGCAGCCGCTACGAAAAGACCCGCGAGATCGTCTACCGCGATCAGCTGCGCCTGACTTATCCACAGCTCAACGAGCGTATCGCCCGCCTTGCCAACGTGCTCACCGCGGCCGGGGTCAAGGCTGGTGATACCGTGGCGGTGATGGACTGGGACAGCCACCGTTACCTGGAATGCATGTTCGCCATCCCGATGATTGGTGCGGTGGTGCACACCATCAACGTGCGCCTGTCGCCGGAACAGATCCTCTACACCATGAACCACGCCGAAGACCGCTTCGTGCTGGTCAACAGCGATTTCGTCGGCCTCTATCAGGCCATCGCCGGGCAACTGACCACGGTCGACAAGACCGTGCTGATCACCGATGGCCCAGACAAGACCGCCGACCTGCCGAACCTGGTCGGCGAATACGAACACCTGCTCGCCGCCGCCAGTCCGCACTACGACTTCCCGGATTTTGACGAGAACTCGGTGGCCACCACCTTCTACACCACCGGCACCACCGGCAACCCCAAGGGCGTCTACTTCACCCACCGCCAGCTGGTGCTGCATACCCTGGCCGAGGCCGCAGTGACCGGCAGCATCGACAGCGTGCGCCTGCTCGGCAGCAACGACGTGTACATGCCGATCACGCCGATGTTCCACGTGCATGCCTGGGGCATCCCCTACGCGGCCACCATGCTTGGCATGAAGCAGGTCTACCCGGGCCGCTACGAGCCGGACATGCTGGTCAAGCTGTGGCGCGAAGAGAAGGTCACCTTCTCCCATTGTGTGCCGACCATCCTGCAGATGCTGCTCAACTGCCCGTCCTCCCAGGGCGAGCATTTCGGTGGCTGGAAAATCATCATCGGCGGCAGTGCGCTCAACCGGGCGTTGTATGAGGCGGCGTTGGCCCGCGGTATCCAGCTGACGGCGGCGTACGGCATGTCGGAAACCTGCCCGCTGATTTCCGCCGCGCACCTGAATGACGAACTGCAGGCCGGTAGCGAGGATGAACGCGTCACCTACCGCATCAAGGCCGGCGTGCCGGTGCCGCTGGTGGAGGCTGCGATCGTCGATGGCGAAGGCAACTTCCTGCCGGCCGATGGCGAGACCCAGGGCGAACTGGTGCTGCGTGCGCCCTGGTTGACCATGGGTTACTTCAAGGAGCCGGAAAAGAGCGAGGAGCTGTGGCAGGGCGGCTGGCTGCACACCGGTGACGTCGCCACCCTCGACGGCATGGGCTACATCGATATCCGCGACCGCATCAAGGATGTGATCAAGACTGGCGGCGAGTGGATCTCCTCGCTGGACCTCGAAGACCTGATCAGCCGTCATCCGGCCGTGCGCGAAGTGGCGGTGGTCGGGGTTGCCGACCCGCAATGGGGCGAGCGGCCGTTCGCCCTGCTGGTGGTGCGCGACGACAAGGCCATCGATGCCAAGGCGCTCAAGGAACATCTCAAGCCTTTTGTCGAGGAAGGGCACATCAACAAGTGGGCCATTCCGAGCCAGATCGCCGTTGTTACTGAAATTCCCAAGACCAGTGTCGGCAAGCTCGACAAGAAGCGCATCCGCCAGGACATTGTCCAGTGGCAAGCCAGCAACAGCGCCTTCCTGTCCACCTTGTAA
- a CDS encoding DUF1329 domain-containing protein produces the protein MNKTRSLLQAGVLGLSLLATSVMAAVSADEAAKLGSTLTPMGAEKAGNADGSIGPWEPLSKTAGSVDAKGFLADPYGSDKPLFTITAQNAEQYKDKLSPGQLAMLKRYPDTYKIPVFKTHRGATVPDDVFAAIKKNATATTLVEGGNGLNNFQTAVPFPIPKSGLEVIWNHITRYRGGSVTRLVTQATPQQNGSYSLVYFQDQFVFRDRMKDYDPNNPGNILFYFKQEVTAPARLAGTVLLVHETLDQVKEPRKAWIYNAGQRRVRQAPQVSYDGPGTAADGLRTSDNLDMYNGAPDRYDWKLEGKKEMYIASNAFKLDDPKLKYADILKAGHINQDLSRYELRRVWHVVATLKPGQRHIYAKRDFYIDEDTWQAAVIDQYDGRGQLWRVSEAHAQPYYNVQVPWYTLEAIYDLQSGRYLALGMKNEEKRAYDFGFSASKADFQPAALRQSGIR, from the coding sequence ATGAACAAGACCAGAAGTCTGCTGCAAGCCGGTGTACTGGGCCTGTCCCTGCTGGCGACCAGCGTCATGGCTGCGGTATCCGCCGACGAAGCGGCAAAACTGGGCAGCACCCTGACCCCGATGGGCGCGGAAAAGGCCGGTAACGCCGATGGTTCGATCGGCCCGTGGGAGCCGTTGTCCAAGACTGCAGGCAGTGTCGATGCCAAGGGCTTCCTCGCTGACCCGTATGGCAGCGACAAGCCGCTGTTCACCATCACCGCGCAGAATGCCGAGCAGTACAAGGACAAGCTCTCGCCAGGCCAGCTGGCCATGCTCAAGCGTTACCCGGACACTTACAAAATCCCGGTGTTCAAGACCCATCGCGGTGCCACGGTGCCTGACGATGTGTTCGCCGCCATCAAGAAGAACGCCACTGCGACCACCCTGGTCGAAGGCGGCAACGGCCTGAACAACTTCCAGACAGCGGTACCGTTCCCAATCCCGAAAAGCGGCCTGGAAGTGATCTGGAACCACATCACCCGCTACCGCGGCGGCAGTGTCACACGCCTGGTGACCCAGGCCACGCCGCAGCAGAATGGTTCGTACAGCCTGGTGTACTTCCAGGACCAGTTCGTGTTCCGCGACCGGATGAAGGACTACGACCCGAACAACCCAGGCAACATCCTGTTCTACTTCAAGCAGGAGGTGACCGCTCCGGCACGCCTGGCCGGTACCGTGCTGCTGGTGCACGAGACCCTCGACCAGGTCAAGGAACCGCGCAAGGCATGGATCTACAACGCCGGTCAGCGCCGCGTGCGTCAGGCCCCGCAGGTGTCGTACGACGGCCCGGGTACCGCGGCCGACGGCCTGCGCACCTCGGACAACCTGGACATGTACAACGGCGCGCCGGACCGCTACGACTGGAAGCTCGAGGGCAAGAAGGAGATGTACATCGCCTCCAACGCCTTCAAGCTGGATGACCCCAAGCTCAAGTACGCCGACATCCTCAAGGCCGGGCACATCAACCAGGACTTGTCCCGCTACGAACTGCGCCGCGTCTGGCACGTGGTTGCAACGCTCAAGCCCGGCCAGCGGCACATCTACGCCAAGCGTGACTTCTATATCGACGAGGACACCTGGCAAGCGGCGGTGATCGACCAGTACGATGGTCGCGGTCAGCTGTGGCGCGTGTCCGAGGCCCACGCCCAGCCGTATTACAACGTGCAAGTGCCGTGGTACACCCTCGAAGCCATCTACGACTTGCAGTCGGGCCGCTACCTGGCCCTGGGCATGAAGAACGAAGAGAAGCGCGCTTACGACTTCGGCTTCAGTGCCAGCAAGGCCGATTTCCAGCCAGCCGCCTTGCGTCAGTCGGGTATCCGTTGA
- a CDS encoding LuxR C-terminal-related transcriptional regulator → MTDLSRTHGFASQALGLLDGRFFRPPQPDGHVPRARLCQRLQGGLGGRLLLVNAPAGFGKSSLAIEFCESLPSHWRSLWLGLSQRDADPGRFLERLLEGLQQYCPALGGQAMGLLKMRQRHQPFAFEEWLDSLLDELALYLQADTPLLLVLDDYHLAQGPVLDRCLQFFLNHLPAGLVLLVTSRQRPDWHLARLRLSRQLTELSEQDLRLTPEESLAVIGRQPTGLRGQALDNLIQRSDGWVAGLRFWQLAASEAGDEHALPQALHGGEGLIRDYLLEEVIEMLPADVQAFLFDTSCQERFCAALCDALRDRHDSEAILRYLQAHQVFLVPLDEHGHWYRYHHLFSDLLRSRQSSEPLARLHLRACRWFQAQGLLDEAVEQALRAGHLDVAADLVQSLSEEQLLAEQNVGMLLRWKMDLPDSLLISTPRLIVLYSWALGLACQLDAAEELASYLSRFLPAPSATAQKSMLAQWLALSGVIARGRGDRERTLAYCGEALQSLPSKRYGQRLVCLSTLSNLAIADGDFWRARGWNREALELAQRVGNPLFEALAHYDRARVLHARGEVLRALDEVRQGLQRLQGLSAQRLYAVRARLTLYEGYLLVARLQPAQGRARLRAGLGEARACRDISVLIGHCVIASLDGREGQYAEAFAELAEAERLMHIWDVPPIFYLAMITLVKCELWLAQGRIDLAESWLLRLGQTYGGEHPAAAPEFHPLLPLHIELQQALLERVQQRSEDAVARLCALAERGQASGGMMLTLHALSQWVDLLLSEGREAQAVQLLPKALNAARGGVVQPFQRLIELHPAWLREQLLAQPACHAQAELLARLPEPAAPTGSAAEALSGRELAVLELIAQGCSNQQISERLFISLHTVKTHASHINSKLGVERRTQAVARAKSLGLLA, encoded by the coding sequence ATGACAGATCTGTCCCGTACGCATGGATTCGCCAGCCAGGCGCTGGGCCTGCTGGACGGGCGTTTCTTCCGGCCTCCGCAGCCGGACGGCCACGTGCCGCGTGCACGCTTGTGCCAGCGCTTGCAGGGCGGCCTTGGCGGGCGCCTGTTGCTGGTCAACGCCCCTGCCGGCTTTGGCAAAAGCTCCCTGGCCATTGAGTTCTGCGAGTCGCTGCCCAGCCATTGGCGCAGCCTCTGGCTCGGACTGAGTCAACGGGACGCTGACCCCGGTCGTTTCCTCGAACGCCTGCTCGAAGGCCTGCAGCAGTACTGCCCGGCACTGGGTGGGCAGGCCATGGGCCTGCTGAAGATGCGTCAGCGCCACCAGCCCTTTGCCTTCGAAGAATGGCTCGACAGCTTGCTCGACGAGTTGGCGCTCTACCTCCAGGCCGATACGCCTTTGCTGCTGGTGCTGGACGACTACCATCTGGCCCAGGGGCCGGTACTCGATCGCTGCCTGCAGTTCTTCCTCAACCACTTGCCCGCTGGCCTGGTACTGCTGGTGACCAGCCGCCAGCGCCCGGACTGGCACCTGGCGCGTCTGCGCCTGTCCCGGCAGTTGACCGAACTCAGCGAGCAGGACCTGCGACTTACCCCGGAAGAGTCACTGGCGGTGATTGGTCGCCAACCCACGGGGCTGCGCGGTCAGGCGCTCGACAACCTGATTCAGCGCAGTGACGGCTGGGTGGCCGGGCTGCGTTTCTGGCAGTTGGCAGCCAGCGAAGCCGGTGACGAACATGCCTTGCCCCAGGCCCTGCACGGTGGTGAAGGGTTGATCCGCGACTACCTGCTGGAAGAAGTCATCGAGATGCTGCCTGCGGATGTGCAGGCGTTTCTGTTTGACACGTCCTGCCAGGAGCGCTTCTGCGCGGCGCTGTGCGATGCACTGCGTGACCGTCATGACAGCGAAGCGATCCTGCGTTATCTGCAGGCGCATCAGGTTTTCCTGGTGCCACTGGACGAACATGGCCACTGGTATCGCTACCATCACCTGTTCTCCGACCTGCTGCGCAGCCGCCAGTCCAGCGAACCGCTGGCGCGCCTGCACTTGCGTGCCTGCCGCTGGTTCCAAGCCCAGGGCTTGCTCGACGAGGCGGTGGAGCAGGCGTTGCGCGCCGGCCACCTCGATGTCGCTGCCGACCTGGTGCAGAGCCTGTCCGAGGAGCAACTGCTGGCCGAGCAGAACGTCGGCATGCTGCTGCGCTGGAAGATGGACTTGCCCGACAGCCTGCTGATCAGCACGCCGCGCTTGATCGTGCTGTACAGCTGGGCGCTTGGCCTGGCGTGCCAACTGGATGCCGCTGAGGAACTGGCCAGTTACCTCAGCCGCTTCCTGCCGGCACCTTCAGCCACTGCACAGAAGTCGATGCTGGCGCAGTGGCTGGCGCTGAGCGGGGTCATTGCCCGTGGCCGGGGTGACCGCGAGCGCACGCTGGCCTATTGCGGCGAAGCGTTGCAGAGCCTGCCGAGCAAACGCTACGGGCAACGCCTGGTGTGCCTGTCGACGCTGTCCAACCTGGCCATTGCCGATGGCGACTTCTGGCGTGCGCGCGGCTGGAACCGCGAAGCGCTGGAACTGGCGCAGCGTGTCGGCAACCCGTTGTTCGAGGCGCTGGCGCATTACGATCGTGCGCGGGTGCTGCATGCCCGCGGCGAGGTATTGCGGGCGCTGGATGAAGTGCGCCAAGGTTTGCAGCGCCTGCAGGGGCTGTCGGCACAGCGGCTGTACGCGGTGCGGGCGCGGCTGACCCTGTACGAGGGTTACCTGCTGGTGGCGCGCCTGCAACCCGCGCAAGGGCGGGCGCGCCTGCGTGCGGGGCTGGGCGAGGCGCGCGCCTGCCGTGACATCAGCGTGCTGATCGGCCATTGCGTGATTGCCTCGCTCGATGGCCGTGAGGGCCAGTATGCCGAGGCGTTCGCCGAGCTGGCCGAGGCGGAGCGGTTGATGCACATCTGGGATGTGCCACCGATCTTCTACCTGGCGATGATTACCCTGGTGAAGTGCGAGCTGTGGCTCGCCCAGGGCCGTATCGACCTGGCGGAATCCTGGTTGCTGCGCCTGGGGCAGACCTACGGCGGCGAGCACCCGGCGGCGGCACCAGAGTTCCACCCCTTGCTGCCGCTGCATATCGAATTGCAGCAGGCACTGCTCGAGCGTGTGCAGCAGCGCAGCGAAGATGCCGTGGCACGCCTGTGCGCCCTGGCCGAACGCGGGCAGGCCAGTGGCGGCATGATGCTCACCCTGCACGCATTGTCGCAGTGGGTCGACCTGCTGTTGAGCGAGGGGCGTGAGGCACAGGCAGTGCAGCTGCTGCCCAAGGCGTTGAACGCAGCCCGGGGTGGGGTTGTGCAACCTTTCCAGCGGCTGATCGAATTGCACCCTGCATGGCTGCGTGAGCAGTTGCTTGCGCAACCCGCCTGCCACGCCCAGGCAGAACTTCTGGCTCGCCTGCCCGAGCCGGCGGCCCCTACAGGCAGCGCCGCTGAAGCATTGAGCGGTCGGGAGCTGGCGGTACTCGAGTTGATCGCCCAAGGCTGTTCCAACCAGCAGATCAGCGAGCGGCTGTTCATCTCCCTGCACACCGTCAAGACCCATGCCAGCCATATCAACAGCAAGCTTGGGGTGGAGCGTCGTACCCAGGCAGTGGCCCGGGCCAAGTCGTTGGGCTTGCTGGCCTGA
- a CDS encoding TMEM165/GDT1 family protein — translation MESLLVPTAIVALAEIGDKTQLLALILAARFRKPWPIIAGIIAATLANHAAAGAVGAWVGSFFSESVLHWVLAASFTATALWTLVPDKMDDDENPARRFGPFLTTLIAFFLAEIGDKTQVATVMLAAQYPHLILVIIGTTLGMLIANVPVVLAGNFAAEKLPLTLIRRLAATAFFVLAIVAVYSAMKTSGWVG, via the coding sequence CTGGAATCTCTGTTGGTCCCCACCGCAATCGTTGCCTTGGCCGAAATCGGCGACAAGACGCAATTGCTCGCGCTCATCCTCGCCGCACGCTTCCGCAAGCCCTGGCCAATCATCGCCGGCATCATCGCCGCCACCCTGGCCAACCATGCCGCGGCCGGTGCGGTGGGTGCCTGGGTCGGCAGTTTCTTCAGTGAGTCGGTGTTGCACTGGGTGCTTGCCGCAAGCTTCACAGCCACCGCGCTGTGGACCCTGGTGCCAGACAAGATGGACGATGACGAGAACCCGGCGCGCCGCTTCGGCCCGTTCCTGACCACGCTGATCGCCTTCTTCCTGGCCGAGATCGGTGACAAGACCCAGGTCGCCACGGTAATGCTGGCAGCCCAGTACCCACACCTGATCCTGGTTATTATCGGGACGACCCTGGGCATGCTGATTGCCAACGTGCCGGTCGTGCTGGCGGGTAACTTCGCTGCAGAGAAACTGCCACTGACGCTGATTCGTCGCCTGGCGGCTACCGCATTCTTCGTGCTGGCGATCGTGGCCGTGTACTCGGCGATGAAAACCAGCGGCTGGGTAGGCTGA
- a CDS encoding 2-hydroxyacid dehydrogenase, producing MPSLRRAVFLDHQSLDLGDLDLSPLQQQFDEFELFAATRPEQVAERLQGAVAVISNKVMLDAATLAANPQLKLILVAATGTNNVDLAAARAQGITVCNCQGYGTPSVAQHTLALLLALATRLCDYNQAVADGQWAKASQFCLLDFPIVELQGKTLGLLGHGELGGAVARLAEAFGMRVLSGQIPGRPARDDRLALDELLPQVDALTLHCPLNEHTRHMIGARELALLKKGALVVNTARGGLIDEQALADALRNGHLGGAATDVLSVEPPVNGNPLLEKGIPRLLITPHSAWGAVESRQRIVGQLSENAQAFFEGQPRRVVS from the coding sequence ATGCCCAGCTTGCGCCGTGCCGTGTTTCTCGATCACCAATCCCTGGACCTTGGCGACCTCGACCTTTCACCGTTGCAGCAACAGTTCGACGAATTCGAGCTGTTTGCCGCCACCCGCCCGGAGCAGGTCGCCGAACGCCTGCAGGGCGCTGTGGCGGTGATCAGCAACAAGGTCATGCTCGATGCCGCCACCCTGGCCGCCAACCCGCAGCTGAAGCTGATCCTGGTGGCCGCGACCGGCACCAACAATGTCGACCTGGCAGCTGCCCGCGCCCAGGGCATTACCGTCTGCAATTGCCAGGGCTACGGCACACCGTCGGTGGCCCAGCACACCCTCGCCCTGCTGCTGGCCCTGGCCACGCGCCTGTGCGACTACAACCAGGCGGTGGCCGACGGCCAATGGGCCAAGGCCAGCCAGTTCTGCCTGCTGGATTTCCCGATCGTCGAACTGCAAGGCAAGACCCTCGGCCTGCTCGGCCATGGCGAACTGGGTGGCGCAGTGGCACGGCTGGCCGAAGCCTTCGGCATGCGCGTGCTGAGCGGGCAGATCCCTGGCCGCCCGGCCCGTGATGATCGCCTGGCGCTGGACGAACTGCTGCCGCAGGTCGACGCGCTGACCCTGCACTGCCCACTCAACGAGCATACCCGGCACATGATCGGCGCCCGCGAACTGGCGCTGCTGAAGAAAGGTGCGCTGGTGGTCAACACTGCCCGTGGTGGGCTGATCGACGAACAGGCCCTGGCCGACGCCTTGCGCAACGGCCACCTGGGCGGCGCCGCCACCGATGTGCTGAGCGTCGAGCCGCCGGTCAATGGCAACCCGCTGCTGGAAAAGGGCATCCCGCGCCTGCTGATCACCCCGCACAGCGCCTGGGGCGCGGTGGAGTCGCGCCAGCGCATCGTCGGCCAGCTCAGCGAAAACGCCCAGGCCTTCTTCGAAGGCCAGCCACGCCGCGTGGTCAGCTGA
- a CDS encoding DUF1302 domain-containing protein encodes MKSANPFWRRAKLPLAVSLASTLASPAFAVSFNIGEIEGQFDSSLSVGASWSTANPNKNLIGVNNGGKGLSQTSDDGHLNFKKGETFSKIFKGIHDLELKYGDTGVFVRGKYWYDFELKDEGREFKDISDSGRKEGAKSAGSELLDAFVYHNYSIGDQPGSVRFGKQVVSWGESTFIGGGINSINPIDVAAFRRPGAEIKEGLIPVNMFYISQSLTDNLSAEAFYQLEWDQTVVDNCGTFFSQPDIIADGCTDNLRVLNSSRTVPAAARQFLATRGVNINEEGVMVARGADRDARDSGQFGVAMRYMFEPLDTEFGAYFMNYHSRAPIFSATGASPSVFQGIAGLPAQLRALAPLIVAGNSKYFVEYPEDIRLYGLSFSTTLPTGTAWSGEISYRPNAPVQLNTTDILFAGVRPLGGALTNASLLTGTPGQDLHGYRRKEITQFQTTLTHFFDQVMGASRMTVVGELGVTHVGGLENAHDTRYGRDPVFGPGPLPATGGADTCQALNASTIAGAGAGASTTNLNRKCENDGYTTSTSWGYRARVIWDYNDVFAGVNLKPNVAWSHDVSGYSPGPGGNFEEGRKAVSLGLDAEYQNTYTASLSYTNFFDGKYSTVDDRDFVALSFGVNF; translated from the coding sequence ATGAAATCTGCAAACCCGTTCTGGCGCCGGGCCAAGTTGCCCTTGGCCGTCAGCCTTGCTTCAACGCTCGCAAGTCCTGCTTTCGCTGTCAGCTTCAATATTGGTGAAATCGAAGGCCAGTTCGACTCGTCGCTCTCCGTTGGCGCCAGCTGGTCCACTGCCAACCCCAACAAGAACCTGATCGGTGTCAACAACGGCGGCAAGGGCCTGTCGCAGACCTCCGACGACGGCCACCTGAACTTCAAGAAGGGTGAAACCTTCTCGAAGATCTTCAAAGGCATCCATGACCTTGAACTCAAGTACGGCGACACCGGTGTGTTCGTGCGTGGCAAGTATTGGTACGACTTCGAGCTGAAAGACGAAGGCCGCGAGTTCAAGGACATCAGTGACTCGGGCCGCAAGGAAGGCGCCAAGTCGGCGGGCTCGGAGCTGCTCGATGCGTTCGTCTACCACAACTACTCGATCGGTGATCAGCCTGGTTCGGTACGTTTTGGCAAGCAGGTGGTGAGCTGGGGTGAAAGCACCTTCATCGGCGGCGGCATCAACTCGATCAACCCGATCGACGTAGCAGCCTTCCGCCGTCCGGGTGCCGAGATCAAGGAAGGCCTGATCCCGGTCAACATGTTCTACATCTCGCAGAGCCTGACCGACAACCTGTCGGCCGAGGCCTTCTACCAGCTGGAGTGGGACCAGACCGTCGTCGACAACTGCGGCACGTTCTTCTCCCAGCCTGACATCATCGCCGACGGCTGCACCGACAACCTGCGCGTGCTCAACAGTAGCCGCACCGTGCCGGCTGCGGCCCGGCAGTTCCTCGCCACCCGTGGCGTCAATATCAATGAAGAGGGTGTGATGGTCGCCCGGGGCGCAGACCGCGACGCGCGGGACAGTGGCCAGTTCGGTGTGGCCATGCGCTACATGTTCGAACCGCTCGACACCGAGTTCGGCGCCTACTTCATGAATTATCACAGCCGCGCACCGATCTTCAGCGCTACCGGCGCCTCGCCGTCGGTGTTCCAGGGCATCGCCGGGCTGCCGGCGCAGCTGCGTGCGCTGGCCCCGCTGATCGTTGCGGGCAACTCGAAGTACTTTGTCGAGTACCCCGAAGACATCCGCCTCTACGGCCTGAGCTTCTCCACCACTCTGCCTACCGGTACTGCGTGGAGCGGTGAGATCAGCTACCGGCCTAACGCCCCGGTGCAGCTGAACACCACCGATATCCTGTTCGCCGGTGTACGGCCACTGGGTGGCGCGCTGACCAACGCCTCCCTGCTCACCGGTACCCCGGGCCAGGACCTGCACGGCTATCGCCGCAAGGAAATCACCCAGTTCCAGACCACTCTGACGCACTTCTTCGACCAGGTGATGGGCGCCAGCCGCATGACCGTGGTGGGTGAACTGGGCGTCACCCATGTCGGTGGCCTGGAAAACGCGCACGACACCCGCTATGGCCGCGATCCGGTGTTCGGCCCTGGCCCGCTGCCCGCTACCGGCGGCGCTGACACCTGCCAGGCGCTCAATGCCAGCACCATCGCCGGCGCCGGCGCAGGCGCCTCGACCACCAACCTCAACCGCAAGTGCGAGAATGACGGTTACACCACCAGCACCTCCTGGGGTTACCGCGCACGGGTCATCTGGGACTACAACGACGTGTTCGCCGGGGTCAACCTCAAGCCGAACGTGGCCTGGTCGCATGACGTCTCTGGTTACTCGCCAGGCCCTGGCGGCAACTTCGAGGAAGGGCGCAAGGCTGTCAGCCTGGGCCTGGACGCGGAGTACCAGAACACCTACACCGCCAGCCTTTCGTACACCAACTTCTTCGACGGCAAGTACAGCACCGTGGATGATCGCGACTTCGTCGCCCTCAGCTTCGGCGTGAACTTCTAA
- a CDS encoding class I SAM-dependent methyltransferase has translation MDPRSEVLLRQAELFQGPLLLAGAPADGLLGQLPQAHGWTWHAGDQAMLESRFAGRSHYGVDVPPVAFETAVLFLPKSRELAAYLLNALASRLAGRDLFLVGEKRGGIEGAAKQLQAFGKPRKLDSARHCQLWQVTVANAPQATPLESLAERFTLDLEDGPLQLVSLPGVFSHGRLDRGTALLLKHLDNLPVGHVLDFGCGAGVLGATVKRRYPQSRVTLLDVDAFAVAASRLTLAANSLEGEVISGDGIDAAPADLSLILSNPPFHTGVHTNYQASENLLKKSSQHLRKGGEMRLVANSFLRYQPLIEGALGNCQTCAEADGFRIYRATRG, from the coding sequence ATGGACCCGCGCAGTGAAGTGTTGCTCCGCCAGGCAGAGCTGTTCCAGGGCCCGCTGCTGCTCGCCGGTGCCCCCGCCGACGGCTTGCTCGGGCAACTGCCCCAGGCCCACGGCTGGACTTGGCATGCCGGTGACCAGGCCATGCTCGAGAGCCGCTTTGCCGGGCGCAGCCACTACGGCGTCGATGTGCCGCCGGTCGCCTTCGAGACGGCCGTGCTGTTCCTGCCCAAGTCCCGCGAACTGGCGGCCTACCTGCTCAATGCCCTGGCCTCGCGCCTGGCTGGCCGTGATCTGTTCCTGGTGGGTGAAAAGCGTGGCGGCATCGAGGGCGCAGCCAAGCAGCTGCAGGCTTTCGGCAAACCGCGCAAACTCGACAGCGCACGGCATTGCCAGCTGTGGCAGGTAACCGTGGCCAACGCCCCGCAAGCGACACCGCTGGAAAGCCTGGCTGAGCGCTTCACGCTCGACCTCGAAGACGGCCCGCTGCAACTGGTAAGTCTGCCGGGCGTGTTCAGCCACGGCCGCCTCGACCGCGGCACGGCCCTGCTGCTCAAGCACCTGGACAACCTGCCGGTCGGCCATGTGCTGGACTTCGGCTGTGGCGCTGGCGTGCTCGGTGCCACGGTCAAACGTCGTTATCCACAGAGCCGGGTTACCCTGCTGGATGTCGATGCCTTCGCCGTGGCCGCCAGCCGCCTGACCCTGGCGGCCAACAGCCTTGAAGGCGAGGTCATCAGCGGCGATGGCATTGATGCCGCGCCCGCCGACCTCAGCCTGATCCTGAGCAACCCACCGTTCCACACCGGGGTGCACACCAATTACCAGGCGTCGGAAAACCTGCTGAAAAAATCCAGCCAACATCTGCGAAAAGGTGGCGAAATGCGCCTTGTGGCGAATAGCTTCCTGCGCTATCAGCCACTGATCGAAGGCGCCCTGGGCAACTGCCAGACCTGCGCCGAGGCCGATGGCTTCCGTATCTACCGCGCCACACGTGGATAA